A stretch of Pirellulales bacterium DNA encodes these proteins:
- a CDS encoding PQQ-binding-like beta-propeller repeat protein — MTTNRARSFALLAGPALLVLAALDAQADEVDYFRHGGGVAADDERPLVEKLEDEQLLWRVPMPPGHSTPCVRGDAIYVTTFENDELTTLALDRRSGRTMWRQVAPAERIELFHETSSPAAATPACDGQRVYVFFGSYGLLCYDLKGGLVWAKPMGPFQDEFGAGSSPVLVDGKLIISGDHDIDSFVMAVDCMTGDTLWKTDRDGFTRSYATPVVWVADGQKQIVVAGALQLVAYGADDGSKLWWVNGLARIVNTTPAQSQGLLYVATWSPGGDSDARLAMDPWSDAVAKWDKDGDGKLVREEVPDAEVLDRFFRIDLNQDKGLDETEWNKYARVFELAQNTLMAIRPRGTGDLTGSGVVWEYNKGLPYVPSPLVYQDRLYMVKNGGILTCLEAARGRMLKQVRLAGNDNYYSSPVAGDGKLYLASEHGVVSVLRAGAKCELISSRDFQERTVATPVIADRKIYLRTEKALYCFGSR, encoded by the coding sequence TTATTTCCGCCACGGAGGGGGCGTGGCGGCCGACGACGAACGGCCGCTTGTCGAAAAACTCGAAGATGAACAACTCCTCTGGCGCGTGCCAATGCCTCCCGGCCACTCGACACCCTGCGTCCGCGGCGACGCGATCTACGTGACCACGTTCGAGAACGACGAGCTCACCACGCTGGCCCTCGACCGCCGCAGCGGCCGGACGATGTGGCGACAGGTGGCGCCGGCCGAGCGGATCGAACTGTTCCACGAGACCAGTAGCCCGGCCGCCGCGACGCCGGCCTGCGACGGCCAGCGGGTCTACGTCTTCTTCGGCAGCTACGGGCTGCTTTGTTATGACCTCAAGGGCGGGCTGGTCTGGGCCAAGCCGATGGGGCCGTTCCAGGACGAATTCGGCGCGGGCAGCTCGCCGGTCCTGGTCGACGGCAAACTCATCATCAGCGGCGACCATGACATCGATAGCTTCGTAATGGCGGTCGATTGCATGACCGGCGACACGCTCTGGAAGACCGACCGCGATGGCTTCACGCGCAGTTATGCGACGCCCGTTGTCTGGGTCGCCGACGGCCAAAAGCAGATCGTCGTGGCCGGCGCCTTGCAGCTTGTGGCCTACGGTGCCGACGATGGAAGTAAGCTTTGGTGGGTCAATGGGCTGGCCCGGATCGTCAACACCACTCCGGCACAGTCCCAGGGCCTGTTGTACGTGGCCACCTGGTCGCCCGGCGGCGATTCCGATGCGCGGCTGGCGATGGATCCCTGGTCTGACGCCGTCGCCAAATGGGACAAGGACGGCGACGGTAAGCTCGTGCGCGAGGAGGTGCCGGACGCGGAAGTGCTCGACCGTTTCTTTCGCATCGACCTCAATCAAGACAAGGGACTGGACGAGACAGAATGGAATAAGTACGCGCGCGTGTTCGAACTGGCGCAGAACACGCTGATGGCCATCCGGCCGCGAGGCACAGGCGACCTGACCGGCTCGGGTGTCGTTTGGGAATACAACAAGGGTTTGCCGTACGTGCCAAGTCCGCTTGTTTATCAGGACCGGCTCTATATGGTCAAGAACGGCGGTATTTTGACCTGCCTGGAGGCCGCGAGAGGACGCATGCTCAAGCAGGTCCGGCTGGCGGGCAACGACAACTACTACTCCTCGCCCGTCGCAGGCGACGGCAAGCTGTACCTGGCCAGTGAGCACGGCGTGGTCAGCGTGTTGCGCGCCGGCGCCAAGTGCGAGTTGATCAGCTCTCGCGATTTCCAGGAGCGGACCGTGGCCACGCCCGTGATTGCCGACCGCAAAATTTATTTGCGGACGGAAAAAGCGCTGTATTGTTTTGGCAGTCGATGA